In Apis cerana isolate GH-2021 linkage group LG6, AcerK_1.0, whole genome shotgun sequence, the following are encoded in one genomic region:
- the LOC107993502 gene encoding uncharacterized protein LOC107993502, giving the protein MCTESDQSTINRVSCFLNMNDSQNQNNFDFVPKSDYNEKLHLENKCLFHNQQFLEGEKCGIRKRCTINSLTCDHCSSFGEKLKSKTDGNLDEKSGDWKYDEKFIKDSIENIQEPTEWKWKNPYSISDFDRSKYCRHNFTENDFTTNLLRDLCDKDSRFKIPSKIDNNKNILYNFREYLVNYQASCGIPRTEYSFLALISMMGRATGRSLLALLYVMLNIIPVMEVFLYLLRFVLDKVISINNCKDFRQMMTQCVIFITELFSVYICLLFIFGFIILPIVHIVFDIVAKIMFYY; this is encoded by the exons ATGTGTACTGAAAGTGATCAATCTACGATCAATCGTGTATCCTGCTTCTTGAATATGAACGATTCACAGAACCAGAACAATTTCGATTTTGTACCAAAGTCTGATTATAATGAGAAATTGCATCTGGAAAATAAATGTCTTTTTCATAATCAAcaa TTTCTTGAAGGAGAAAAATGTGGAATAAGAAAACGATGCACGATAAATTCGTTAACATGTGATCATTGTTCATCTTttggtgaaaaattaaagtcaAAAACAGATGgaaatttagatgaaaaatcAGGCGATTggaaatatgatgaaaaatttataaaagattctatagaaaatatacaagAACCTACTgaatggaaatggaaaaatccTTATAGTATTTCCGATTTTGATAGATCGAAGTATTGTCGACACAACTTTACAg aaaatgattttactaCGAATTTATTACGTGATTTGTGTGACAAAGATAGTCGTTTCAAAATTCcttcaaaaattgataacaacaaaaatattttgtataattttcgtGAATATTTGGTCAATTATCAAGCATCTTGTGGTATTCCACGAAcagaatattcttttctgGCTCTTATTAGTATGATGGGTCGAGCAACAGGTCGATCTCTTCTTGCATTATTGTACGTCATGTTGAACATTATACCTGTTATGGAg GTATTCCTATATTTATTGCGATTTGTTCTGGACAAAGTTATTAGTATAAACAACTGTAAGGATTTCCGGCAAATGATGACTCaatgtgtaatatttataacagaaTTATTCAGTGTTTATATatgtctattatttatattcggtTTTATTATCTTACCGATTGTACACATAGTATTTGACATAGTAGCAaagattatgttttattattaa